The Nematostella vectensis chromosome 6, jaNemVect1.1, whole genome shotgun sequence region GCCCGACAATAAGACCAAACTGATAGGCTCATTTGAATAGATCAATATCAATTCTTCCTGGGTATATTCGAGCACTTCCCCTTTGAGCTCTTTGCGGCCCGTGGAGTTCAAATACCGCGGTACAGGTCACTCATGCTTGGCTTGTGGACCCATTTGAAATCCACAAATCTACCCTAACGCTAGGCGAGTTGttaaaaatttattttaaagcaCATTGGTGAGTACCTTAAGACAAGCATTAGGGACATGATAATTTAAGCACATTGGTGAGTACCTTAAGACAAGCATTAGGGGCGTGATAAATATTTTGCTTACAGATGTTTACAAGCGACACGAGGGGCAAATTTGCGATTCCGTCAAAACTGAGATTTTTGCATCCTGATTGGCTAAATTTAGAGAAGGCAGATAAGCAGAGTTCTTTTAGGGAACGCGAAAAGGCTTgcattaattaattaattgatTCTCGTCTTGTCAGAGGAGGAGGGGATGGGTGGTAAAAATAAGAACTATACCAGGTCATCTGccacgatgataatgatatgcGGCTTTTTCCCTTGCACATGCGCAAATGATCCAACCAAAAGACCAAGCAAAATCTCACGAAGTATCCAATAACTGTTGACAGAAAATCAAAATATAGAATGAAACATCGTATTTCAATACCTTTCTTTCCTGTAGAGAGAAATCAAAACTATAATGTATGTTTTAAAACATAACTTTCAATGCTTAACAGAAATGAAGTGTTTCTAAGAAGGTCACATCATATTTGCACTCGAGTAATGATCCACGCGACAAGTGTTTGAAATGTCCTCTCAAGTTTTCCTTTGTCTTTGTCCTTTCCCTGAACTTACCATTTCATAACGTCAAATAAATGTTCCTTTTACCACTGTTCTTTGATTGATTTATCACCAAACCCTAAATCACGACGAAATATGAGGCAGCGTCTGTTTATCCCACCAGTAGCTCTCTAAATCAGGTTTGTTTTCTCTTCGATGCTGGTTgttttatttacaataaaGCCCCTAGTGGGTCAAAAGCCTGTAACCTTATATGTTTTttcaaaacatgtttttttttttctagtgatATGGCAGAAATTTCATTTTAAAGGAAATACAGTAAGTAGTGTCTAGTTTTTGCCAGTCTTTGTTGGATTTTGATAGCTTGAACATATCCCATTAGAATAAGCTATTTCAAGTCAACATCTCTCTATACTCGAAATAAATTTAAAGGTTGATGATAGGTTTTCAGGGCGCTTTCCGGGATAGACGCGGATTTCGATTTAATGGCTGCCAGTAAAAAATCATGTTACTTAATTCTTACACCGAATGTAACAGAGTATTTATACTTGAAAAATCAGTGTTAATAAGATCTGTCTCGTCATAAAGatgttatttgtttattttttagcaATCTTATGTGTACATCATCTTCAAAGCAATTATGTTATTACTGGGTTTAATATCTAGCACTTTACCATAGAAATACATCAAAGAAACATCATAGAAACGGTAAACTTCATTCGCTTAGTTACTATTCTTTTCCTAATTAGAATTTTCTTCGCCTCGGGGTTTCAGATGTATAAACCTTTGTGGTAATAAGGAAAATTGGATAAAAGAGAATTTGagaagaaataataaaatctcGTTGTCTTAAGTTTAGATTACATCCTTCCTCGATCAGACGGAAAAGCTTAAGTGTACTTTACGTGCAGGGTTCTTGGTTATGATGGTAAAAATAATCATAACTAGTGTATGTTTTAGACTTAAACGTGTACAAAAAGGTCATCTGCCCTGGTGGATATTCACGCTAATGTATTAATATAACAAGACCGAATCAGCTGATACTAAACGACGGAAAAAAACAGATCACGATATGTCAACAAAAATCCATAAAAAGAAGTGCCATGGTAGTTGATCTAAATAAAGCATCAAAATAAAGCTTtgagtacaaaaaaaattggaaaacTTAACCCATCCATTAGTACGGAATGCTGAAGTAATTATAAATAATAGCAAAGGTAAACAAGAGAAACCAAAATAGCTAGCTTTACAAAAGTAGAGTTTTAGTGAGTCATAGATATCGCCGAGACTAGATGGTCGTGTGTACTAACAAACACTTCACCGACTCCGGCGTCCATCCGAAAAGCCACTCGGCTCCCTATTCACCATACGGGCATAGAATTTGATCGCTTCCGTGCGAGAGTTTCCATTTATGTTTACCTAGAGGGCCTTCACGGATCTAGTTAAGAAAATGTATTGATGAATTACTTATATGTTTAGTGTTTTGAGGTTAAAATGCTGCTCGGCAAGGTTGATTTACAAAAGAATTGAGATTCTCTTGCATCTTCTATCCCATCTTACATCTTCTCTCCATCCCATCGTCTCTGATGTTTCACGATAGTGTGAAATAGGGCAAAGCgctataaaattattttgcatttgaaaTTGCTCGCTCTATTATATCTCACATTTtttggaaaataaaagaacAGCTTTGACATTGACAATTATTTTATTCTAAACTCGCGAAAGAGCTTTAACATTGACCAATCTTGTATGCTAAACTCGGGAAAGAAGTTTTgcgctttttttatcattcagATTAAACGCTTCCGTGAGATAAGCAAGTTCCTTTTGAAACAGACACCATTCTGCATCCGATAGGCGAATCTGACTCTCATTGCGATAGCACAGGATTAAAGCCAGAAAGAATAAATCCGTACTAAAACATTCaaatatttgatatttttgaaGAGCTTTGAAAGATAAGAGGTAGGCAATTAAGGTGCGTTTGCCTACTACTCACGTTCTTACGTGTTTACtacacacttttttttacaagaacatgccgaggttCAGGTGTcagaaaaatattgcttttttttcgtCCTGGTGCGTTCTataatgcagaatcaaattgtgctcataaaacaaccttaaatattatttctattgatcatttgtaaAATGTTCTTcataataattcattgggtattatatttttatataagtaCACTTTATATTCAAGTTAAGAACATTTCagcttaaaatgctccaaaaataagaacggcccagcttCAACTGAAAACTAGACGTTCTCATAATGTATTCTAACACTCAATTGAGGCAGTAACTCTAAGGTTTGTGGACGTGTGCGGCGTCGTGTGAAGAAAATAACCGATTTTGCGGTCTCCTCACGTCGACCAAGGACCACTGATATCTTTACCCTGGAGGAACTCATTACAATCTGTAATATTAACTATGCATGTTTTTCTCTTCGAGATCCTTCGTCTTGGCCGTAAAAAAGGATTAAATTGCTTAAATGGAGTGACGTAGGCTCTATACCCCTTGGTCATGTTACAGCTTGCGAAATTACACACTCGTTTTCACTGTATCAAATAATGTAACTGAACGGTAAAACAAATGATTGAACGAAACTGATCCTTTGGCGCACCCTTCTTATTTTCATAGTGTTCGCATTctatattaagaaaaaaatatggtaCGTTATAAAAAGGAATTTTGCACGCGGTCAACCACAAACAGCAATGTAGGGATGATTGGTAGTTTGTGTGTTTTTCTATACATCAAgatatatttaacaattataccatttccattaaGGTGGATAGTGGCGAAATATCTACGGAGAGCCAAAGGGTCTCTATCCACCATCCGCcgaaatggaaatggtataattgttcTGGTATATAAAACGagcttggtttgtaggaaaaaaaactacgcgaactaccgtttcatctatacaagcctgtttcgtggttgcccactcatcaggagatttattaagaatatattactaccatcacttatatactatctataTACAAAATTTACATAAAAATAGGGCGCGAAATTTGAATATCCTTGTATATATAAGatgtatataatatataagaTACAGATATAGAAAATATCTATATATACACAAGGATTATTATGTAATAAACCTGCGATTATGTGTTCCGGATCTCGTGTATATACAATAGTACGAGGAGCGACGGCGCTTAACACTTCCTGTCGCTAAGAGCAAATAATTTTTCTGAGAACTCTAGAAACAAATTACGTTGATTGGTTAATCATTCTAGAACATGTGAAAATGGTGTCTAAAagattgaaatattttatgtttaaaaatgtatttttcgatTGGAGATTTATTATGAAGACAAATCTTCTCGTGACCACAGTTGGGCGGGAAATTCTGTTGTGCCAACATCACCAACATCGGTGTTACTTGAGAGCCGTATTGAAATCTTATTTATAGTAGAAAGGAAGTCCCTTCTTCACTCgtagaacaaaaacaacaaacacctGTTTTGATAGGCGTaaaccacaaaaaaaaacctttttaatGATGCaatcaaaattcaaaatagGTTATGGcgattatgaatatttttatatattcatAATCGCAACAGCTCAACAACAATACTCCTCGAGAAACAACAGAACAACAACAGCACTACTCCAGAAACAACAGAACAACAACAGCACTACTCCAGAAACaacagaacaacaacaacagcactACTCCAGAAACTTATTGAAAGGAGTGGGGTAAAAGTGGGAGACTCGCGGACATTTTCCCAAATGCGACATTGACCTTGTAGTTGATCATCATGCGGAGTGTGACACCCTCACCCCTCCCCAGAGGGGATCGTATCGCGCACCTGCGAGAGATATGAtagcacccccaccccaccctagAGGGGATCGTACCGCGCACCTGCTAGTAGACCAATAAGGAAAGTGTGATATGATGGcatccccaccccaccctagAGGGGATCGTATCGCGCACCTGCTAGTAGACCATTAAAGAAAGTGTGATATGATGGCATCGATCACTGTAACATGAGTGTCACATGACGCCTATCGGTACAGCGACGGAACAATATAATTCGCGCGGTTCATTTTGTGAACACAGCTGTGGACATACAGCCATCACAACACTTGGGCGCAGTCAGTTCGATCAACGCTTCTGTGAGGCCACAATCGCCGGAGGTTGGATGTACTTGGATGTACTGGTACTAATCCCAGagaaattctttttttaaatccagGAAATTAATTTGATATTCTTTTAGGAGCTTGAATTGTGATGACGAGGAAAAGAGATTTTCGACAGGTTTAGCGGAAGACGATTAATTAGAGCGGTGTGCTGCAAGATCTCCAAACTTCAAGGCGGCTGTGAATGATTTGTGAAATCATCGGCTTCACCCATACGCACATAAAGCATATGCTTCACAAGTTGTAATTGGGATTTTTCAGGCTATATTGGAAATATATTGAAGAAATCCTATACAGAAAACTTGGGCACCGAATAAATCATTTCTACCTTACAGATATCTTACATGGCTAAAAAAAGCATTAATTTAAATGATCATGTAATACAAGAACGTATCGTTGATATTGTAGAGTTATCAAAGAAGAATTGCTCGACATCTTACTTAATTCACTGAAGACTGGAAAAGCAAATATAGTTCTAACAGACGTCAACTTTGTCTCGGCGCTATTCATTTCCCGCTTGTATGTTACCCAAATAAACATTTTCAATCAAGTCCAAGTTGTGATGTACTGCGGGGCCTTGAAGAACTGGAGTGCTTTATATGAAAATGCAGGCGAAATCTTATTATGAATTATCACCTTGTCTGCTACTACCAGATGTACCAAAACACTTATAAAACTTGTGATCCAAGTGCGACTTAAACTAAAACCTCTATACCCATGTCCTCGACCAACTCCTGCCTTAACTTCAACTATTCCATCGAGGATCGCGACGTGACTTACGTGTCTGTGGTGAACGTGTTGACTGTAGTTTTAAACATCGTGCTATCAGTCACCGCGACTCTCGAAAACCTCCTCGTGATCGGCTCCATCTGGAATACCCGCGTGCTGCACACGCCCTCGAACGTGTTTATCTGCTGCTTGGCCTGCACCGACTTGCTGACAGGGCTCTTTGTGCAGCCTAGCTTGGTCGTCTATAAGATCGCCGAGATTCTGGGGAACTCCAGGGTCTCGTGTCTCTGGTTTATCATAAGTTTTCTCGCGGGGAACGTTGTTTcggtggtgactttgcttactCTAACCGGGATAGCCATCGATAGATTCCTTGCTGTTTATCTACATTTAAAATACCAAGACGTCATCTCGGTGTATTGTGTTTTGAAGGTCTTCGCGCTGTTTTGGGTCATCGCACTCGCGCCTGTAGCCGTCCGCATGCTTTCCACTGCCAAAGCCTACTCCGTCATCGTGCTATTCCTCTTGGTGTCCTGCTTCCTGCTTTGCTTTTTGTCCTATTTTCGCATTCTCAAGGTGACTCGCCGCCACCAGAGACAGATACGAAACTTATCACACGCCGCGGCTGCAGCTAGTAATAGCGCCAGGGACAGTTTCCATGGTAACCATGGTAATCATGGCAACTCTTATGATAGCCAGGAGAATGCGAACGCCACCAAAGTCCGTCGCACGTCAATCACGATGCTTTTGATCGCCGGGACTTTCTATATCTCTTACTTGCCGCTCCTCGGGTTCATGGTGGCGATATCTATATACAGTTACACGAGTCCTATCAAGGCATGGGCCAATATCGCCAAGACTATCGTGTTCGCGGGATCATCTGTAAACCCCGTGCTCTACTGCCTACGGATCAAAGAGATCCGAAGAGCGGTGCTAGCGTCAATGTGTAAAATTTTGCGAAGACCAGTTAACCCCATTATCTTATCTCCCGCCACTAACCGAAGACAGGTATCGCTGGCGCAGGTCTCGAATACCTTTCGTACAAACTCCGGGGCAATAATCGATATCGATGCTTAGACTTTGGCTCTTCTATCTCTGTCGATGTTCTGTATACCTTTAGCACAAACTCCTGGGCAATAATGGATATCGATGCTTAGACTTTGGCTCTTCTCTGTCGATGTTCTCTGTAGACAAGAATAATCCTCAAAATCCGTCCGATATGATACTGGTGGTGCTTATCTTAAAAGATAATATAAGTGGTTGATTTCACGAACACGCTTTCCTCACAGGTGACAGCGACAACAATTgttattataatgataatgatgaagtTTTTGCCAAATAGATTTATTCATATTCAATTCTCCAATAATacatataaaaacaacaaGCCAAACACACGTTTGAGAGCCTACAAGTAATTCGATAAAAAAGGTGTTgttttttatgataataattatgaGGACGATTGAGgacgatgatgatagtgaAGACAATGGGTGAGGGGGAGACTTTGGAATTTCATAgacaccgaaacgcgtttcgcgtagataaacaattagcaataattggcaattatcaatctacgtcgggatCACTTCGCATAGATTAAAAATTGGCaattattgctaattgtttatctacgtcgggaccacttcgcgtagataaataattagcaatggttagcaatcattaatctacggcgggaccacttcgcgtaggttaataattagcaattgtaaatctacgcCGGGGACGCcagcgccggaacggcaagcgcggTGTACCGCGCGAAGCGCTGGGGCTTGCGCGCGCGCGTGGGAGAGGGGTTGCTTAAAGCATTTGCTTTAAGGGGGTGGCGGCGCGTGCCCGTTTTCGGCAGCGCTTGGCGCTAGGGGAAGCAAGGGGGAGCCTAAAACGATGACAGGGTGGCTGGCCCCCATTGTGTGTGTGCCTGCGCGCAGCGCCATAACATGTGGGAACCCATTATTCACATACATAGTGGAGGCCATAAATAGTACACGTTTATTTCCAGAAATTAACCCACGTTTCATTCATTTGACAGATATTTAAGAATCGTTTTCGATTGTGATAGATGAAAAAGAACGACTCCTCACACCTTAATAACTTCTGGTAGGGAAAGAGATCTGTAGCAAATGCTTTGAGTCTCTGTGCGTGCCTTTCACTACATCCTATCTCTTTTTCGATCCACTCTTTCCTTGTACACGACGTATCACCCCTCTGGCGAAAACGGGATCTCGAGAGCGTGATCCATTGTCCAAGCCGAAATGAATGACGTAAGATTTCAGTCTTCAAACTTCCCAGCCTTTTGATTCCCCTCTTTATCAAGTCTGCAATGGTGTCCCAGTCCTCAGTCGGCTCGATGTTTGTGATTCCTGCACTGTCTTGTTCGACCTGGGGAAAAACAGAAGGATGCATGAGAAACCCGACTTGCTGTGTCGCTCAGTGTCATACAACAATTCAGCAAAGACCCGACTTGCTATGTCGTTTTGTGTCACACAACAATACAGCAAAGACCCGACTTGCTATGTCGCTTAGTGTCACACCACAATTCAGCAAAACCCCGACTTGCCATGTCGCTTAGTGTCACACAACAATTCAGAAAAACCGCCGGGtgcggggtgtccctaaccgacCCAGCTTTCGCCatgctcccctctgtcatcaggggatttctaaggtttcacgtctactttaccacgcggagggtgctctacgagctcggcgcccccctgcctggcgacagcccgttcgCGCAAAAAGGcaacccctacaagaaagcagctttcgagcgtctatgtatagagttcggtttgccgcgtaagccggacttccgatggtaaggcgggcggaaccacgggctagacgatgtgtttgtgttctacctgggggaggggtatcgcaacgtgcacgtgatccgtggctacgacacggcggcggacgagtacccgagccacctcaatctgtttagcgacgaaggtgggacgtacaatagtgggaagcaggtgggttttATACGCAATGACGACCACGGGGgtgtgcaatatagctggtttgcgtgcaaaggtaccagttagccgtgcaggaggccaaggtgagactgagtcttgcggtctcaccaggagtgtggctgatgccgagcgatctggtgataaacacgcaaagcatcgtgggctacaacaataaactgcagaaagccacagactccatgacgctcggcgcaaacgcgatcaacaccgagacaaagccagtcggtgctcataacatggccggtgggcatcctagggtgcaacacatGACTAATCCGAGGATCGACCGCGTGTCGTTCCGGCGGCGAAGCAAGGCTTTCGCacctgcgaaagtgcacgcagagggcgcgaCGCCTGCCCCCTCTTCACGTATGCaagctgcgcatagcatgactaccgccggaacggcaagccggaccgggcgaaaaaagtgaccacaccgccctcaaggcggggttgtcggcactcgcggtggccgcggcgtattacttgttccgatgattgctttgcattcgacgagccaagaacgcggctacggctagaatgagctgccacgcattttcgccaaggaataggagagcgacttgccgagcgacgtcacaatgaccgcgatcgtcgtcgctacggccaacccgatagcgtggacggtaaagccgtactttttgaagatgaaCACATTCTTAAGAAGCGCTCCGCTAATCCATTCAAGATGAAATGCAATActcaaaaaaatgatttttcaataatttgtctATAGACTTATATTTGTCTCCCGATTacaaaaatgtgtttctttttgaaatcgaacgaatattaaatattttatggattttccttatttttctcgGCTTGACCGCGAAAAACACTACAAAATTTGAACCAAGTATCGCTACCTGCAAggcgaaaaataaacagcgcagaaacacaacaacaccacAGGAGGCAACCAGGATATGTGCTagcaatattattttaatctcgGCTTAATCCAGttaaaatagaatatttgacAGATTTTCTCAAATATAGCCTCGCATCCATCATTTTGCACGATCGTCAAACCGACAAATTGAGGCCTTAAAAGTCGCATCTGGTACATTGCTCTATCAAAAATGGTCATTTTTCCTGAAAAGACAGTCACTTACTTCCCTAgaatctgaaataaaattttggggataataaaatccggAGCGCTGAGAGCGCCAAGAAGATACAACACTTCACAGGTAATTGACCTTCCAACTTGGGCTAACTATGACACCAACTGCTGAATTCGCAGGGAAATTTGGCTTTTGCAGAAGCTCCCTCCTCGATACAATgctgaaaacaaatttgaggACCAATAAATATGTGTGCTATTACTTGCATTCTTCGTTGTGCGAGATGATTTAGAAAAAACACGTATTTGAGTGATTTTTTGAATATATTATAACTAGTCTTGCGTAATATTTGCGTCCAAAGAATTCGCAACATAGATCAAAACAACAAGTTAAGTGGTGTTAAATTTTCCTTACCTCATCTTGGGAAAGTGCTTGATAGGCATCGTTTTTTATCAATGCTTGTTCCTCTACAAACGCATAAAAACGCTGTTTAACTCGCTTCGGCTTGCGATCTCGGAATGTTTTTCATGGTGCTTCCACGTGACCGGCAGCgcacacaggaatcccaaagtTTCTCaaacacaatgcaaaaaaaaaaaaaaaaagagagaaagagCAACTAATCAAAAAATCTGATTTCTTATTTTGGAAtagaattaaataaataatgtcCAACCGTAAGGATCGTTTGAAATTGTTAGCCATCGAAGTTATCGAATGATGGATTTTATCCCTTGCGGAGCGGAAGTTACATATCTTGTGTGAAATTGACAGTTGGCAATAAACAGATAGTTTTTCATACAAGTACCAGATACGTTCTATGAGTTTTTATACACTGGTCTCTTCTTGCTGTCCGTTTTGCAAAGTTTTAATGAGAATATGGCTTTTTGCTCACACCCTCAGTTCGTAGTCGTTTCTCGCTAGTGAATATCTCTGTTTTATCGCTAAATTGCGAAGCAAAGCTGCTTCTGGCAAGTGCAGGTAAAACAATTTTAACATTGACGCTCATGACTAACCACTTTTTTAAAACATACAGTTTGATTTGCTGCCTAGGTTTGTTTGACCGTGAAGGAAAATACACAAAGCTCCCTATCTGCCCAAGCCATCGCGATGCAGATGGCGCATCAGATGGCGCAGTAATCGTAAGAACTGCTGCTGCGGAAAGTGGGATATCCGTGGACAGCGCAAGATCCAGATatcccgtggacagcgccagatccagattttcctgttttcagcgccagagccagatccccccgtggacagcgccagagcaagaACCTCCGAACAATACCCCACCGTGGACAGCGCCCGAacctttccccccccccccccccccccgtggaTAGCGCCAGAGCCGGTTCCTCCATGGACAAAGCTAGAGCAAgatcccccccctccctgtggacagcgccagagcaagatccccccgtggacgGCGCCAGTAGTTACAGATTTCCTTGTTGACAGAGCCAGATACCAcagtggacagcgccagagccagATCCCCCCGGGGACAAGAGCAAGatcccccgtggacagcgccaaaGCCAgaccccccgtggacagcgccagagcaagacccccccccccccccccccgtggacagcgccagaacCAGATTTCCTTTTGACATTGCCAGGGCCAGATACCACGGTGGACAAAGCCAGAGCCAGAtaccccgtggacagcgcaaaAGCCAGATCCTCCCGTAGACAAGAGcaagatccccccgtggacagcacCAGAGCCAGAtaccccccgtggacagcgccataGCAAGAAACCCCCGTGGACAGTGTCAGAAgaagatccccccgtggacagcgccagaacCAGATTTCCTTATTGAcagagccagagccagataTCATGGTGGGAAGCGCCAGAGCCAGAtaccccgtggacagcgcaaaagccagatccccccgtggacagcgcaaaAGCCATATCCCCCCGTGGACAAAAGCAAGATCACCCCGTGGACAGCACCAGAGCCAGATTTCCTTGTTGACAGAGCCagatccccctccccccaccccgtGAACAGCGCCAGAGCCAAATACCCCCATAGAGCGCTAGATTCTTCCATGAAGATCTGATTGTGTACTGTACAGAATGATTTCCTCTGTGACATACGTTAATTTTGGGGGCTTTCAAACTATTGTGATATCTTGTGTCCGTTTTTAGAAAATTACTTGCTATCAGTT contains the following coding sequences:
- the LOC5510531 gene encoding melanocyte-stimulating hormone receptor, whose product is MSSTNSCLNFNYSIEDRDVTYVSVVNVLTVVLNIVLSVTATLENLLVIGSIWNTRVLHTPSNVFICCLACTDLLTGLFVQPSLVVYKIAEILGNSRVSCLWFIISFLAGNVVSVVTLLTLTGIAIDRFLAVYLHLKYQDVISVYCVLKVFALFWVIALAPVAVRMLSTAKAYSVIVLFLLVSCFLLCFLSYFRILKVTRRHQRQIRNLSHAAAAASNSARDSFHGNHGNHGNSYDSQENANATKVRRTSITMLLIAGTFYISYLPLLGFMVAISIYSYTSPIKAWANIAKTIVFAGSSVNPVLYCLRIKEIRRAVLASMCKILRRPVNPIILSPATNRRQVSLAQVSNTFRTNSGAIIDIDA